Proteins encoded in a region of the Clostridium butyricum genome:
- a CDS encoding YceD family protein, translated as MKIQISDIISGKDRSKKIDEIFEIESFEFEGDIIKSITPCKVSGVMNSDGDILVIRANIKTDLEMVCSRCLDTFIYPIDIDIEERFTTNSESEDEEAVVVIDDVLDITELVETSIISTLPIKRVCKDDCKGLCQKCGCNLNVKACDCNKEDVDIRFEVLRGLFDNKEV; from the coding sequence ATGAAGATACAAATTTCAGATATTATTTCAGGTAAAGACAGAAGTAAAAAAATTGACGAAATTTTTGAAATTGAGTCATTTGAATTTGAAGGTGACATTATCAAGTCTATAACTCCTTGCAAGGTTAGTGGAGTTATGAATTCAGACGGAGATATATTAGTTATTAGAGCTAATATAAAGACTGATTTAGAAATGGTATGTTCAAGATGCTTAGATACCTTTATCTATCCAATAGATATTGATATAGAAGAAAGGTTTACAACAAACAGTGAAAGTGAAGACGAAGAAGCTGTTGTTGTAATAGATGATGTTTTAGACATCACTGAATTAGTTGAAACAAGTATAATTTCAACTTTACCAATCAAGAGAGTATGTAAAGACGACTGCAAGGGACTATGTCAGAAATGTGGCTGTAACTTAAATGTTAAGGCATGTGACTGCAACAAAGAAGATGTAGATATACGTTTCGAAGTCTTAAGAGGTTTGTTTGATAATAAGGAGGTGTAA
- the smc gene encoding chromosome segregation protein SMC → MFLKSLEIRGFKSFADKTELKFKKGVTAVVGPNGSGKSNISDAVRWVLGEQSIKVLRGGKMEDVIFAGTQFRKPVGLAQVSLTLDNSDEQLATEYNEVTVSRRIFRSGESEYLINNNKCRLKDVTNLFMDTGIGKEGYSLIGQGKIEAILSGKPEERRALLEEAAGIVKFKNRKEEAEKKLSNTDDNLVRINDILSTYEERIEPLRIEREKAIEFKELSDNLKRKEVSLIVHTIQIMDQELRVFKEELNKRIEGINKKRESIAKDREILSNLEERIENIEKKTLGEKEQYYTLKDIINDDGKAIELYHERIKNCEEKIKRNSYEVEDISKRMEDIENNKLLLEQELAKRFEEQADKKEIIEKLEQTNKIKQLELEKMKAELKVLQESELDFLRSNSDVKNEINILKRELELREEKRQSLDSSISYLENNIVINMATYKGLSRDIENKKKEIEDVRNSTAELKKRIATLKGNITKKENDVKELNRVLTKLDANKTMLENLEKHYEGYNRSVKSLMESIKDENIEGAEETKVLGEVFSVDKQYETAVEIALGAAISNVITSTEQVAKKLIIYLKKNNLGRATFLPINIIKGKKLNLDDSITKSEGYIGIGSDIISYDSIYENIMNYTLGRTIICRDMDCALKISKISQYRYKIVTLEGEVVNPGGALTGGSIKGRNTNLLGRKREIEEIAHKIDEKKKVYADIMKEGQKLSLELKEIDEEILNNTDLIHSKNIDLTRKQSEIEGLQNDTNKLKKTLENTRSDLERIKEDKQEISEKLNVKENEIKILEDENVTKKNQSVELEELIGVKTLEVSKDESKLTEMKIAKAALDEGIEGKKNDFSRIEKESYDLSGKRDNLVRESKENEKSIIELNFSIKERQKNIEENNTKINVLELNFKDDEIEKEKLKEEFKQKDNLISAVMDEISREEMEVNKREVIKAKKESEEEHIYKKLNEELELTYAEALDICEPVENEEDLKSNISSIKSKITKLGIVNLAAIEEYEELKEKFEFMSNQAEDLEKAKEELIRVIDQMTGEMRILFKENFKILNHNFNETFKDLFQGGSAELILGEGDELSANIDINVEPPGKKLQNINLMSGGEKVLSAIALLFAILKMKPTPFCILDEIEAALDDANVYRYAEFLLRFSNRTQFIVITHRKGTMEASDIIYGVTMEEKGISKVVSVDLSKDDE, encoded by the coding sequence TTGTTTTTAAAATCTCTGGAGATAAGAGGATTTAAATCCTTTGCGGATAAGACAGAATTAAAATTTAAAAAAGGAGTTACTGCTGTTGTAGGTCCAAATGGAAGTGGAAAAAGTAATATATCTGATGCAGTAAGATGGGTTCTCGGAGAACAGAGTATAAAGGTTTTAAGAGGCGGAAAGATGGAAGATGTAATCTTTGCAGGAACACAGTTTAGAAAGCCTGTAGGCCTTGCTCAGGTTTCATTGACTCTTGATAATAGTGATGAACAGCTTGCAACAGAATATAATGAAGTGACTGTATCTAGAAGGATTTTTAGGTCTGGTGAATCTGAATATTTAATTAATAACAATAAATGCAGATTAAAAGACGTTACTAATTTATTTATGGATACAGGTATAGGTAAGGAAGGATATTCTCTTATTGGACAAGGTAAGATTGAAGCAATTTTAAGTGGTAAGCCAGAAGAACGAAGAGCGCTTTTAGAGGAAGCTGCTGGTATTGTTAAATTTAAAAATAGAAAAGAAGAAGCTGAAAAAAAACTAAGTAACACTGATGATAACCTTGTGAGAATAAATGATATATTATCTACTTACGAAGAGCGAATTGAACCTTTGAGAATAGAAAGAGAAAAGGCTATTGAATTCAAAGAATTATCTGATAATCTGAAAAGAAAAGAAGTATCTCTAATAGTACATACAATTCAGATTATGGATCAGGAATTGAGAGTGTTTAAGGAAGAATTAAATAAAAGAATTGAGGGAATTAATAAAAAGAGAGAAAGCATAGCTAAAGATAGGGAAATATTAAGCAATCTAGAAGAAAGAATAGAAAATATTGAGAAAAAAACATTAGGAGAGAAAGAGCAGTACTATACTTTAAAAGATATTATTAATGATGATGGAAAAGCTATAGAACTTTATCATGAAAGAATTAAAAATTGTGAAGAAAAGATAAAGAGAAATAGTTACGAAGTTGAAGATATCTCTAAAAGAATGGAAGATATTGAAAATAATAAGTTATTGCTAGAACAAGAATTAGCTAAACGTTTTGAAGAACAGGCTGATAAAAAGGAAATAATTGAAAAATTGGAGCAAACTAATAAGATAAAGCAGCTTGAACTAGAGAAGATGAAGGCTGAGCTTAAAGTACTTCAAGAAAGCGAACTTGACTTTTTGAGAAGCAATTCAGATGTTAAAAATGAAATAAATATATTAAAGAGGGAATTGGAACTTAGAGAAGAAAAAAGACAGTCTCTTGATTCATCCATATCTTATCTTGAAAATAACATAGTTATCAATATGGCTACATACAAAGGATTGAGTAGAGATATTGAAAATAAGAAAAAAGAAATAGAAGATGTTCGTAATTCTACAGCAGAGTTAAAAAAGAGAATTGCTACACTAAAAGGAAACATTACAAAGAAAGAAAATGATGTAAAAGAATTGAATAGAGTTTTAACTAAGTTAGATGCTAATAAAACTATGCTTGAAAATCTTGAAAAGCACTATGAGGGATATAATAGATCAGTTAAATCACTTATGGAATCCATAAAGGACGAAAATATTGAAGGTGCAGAAGAAACAAAAGTTTTAGGTGAAGTTTTTAGTGTGGATAAACAGTATGAAACTGCTGTAGAAATAGCCTTAGGAGCAGCTATTTCCAATGTTATAACAAGCACTGAACAGGTTGCAAAAAAGCTTATTATATATTTAAAGAAAAATAATTTAGGAAGAGCTACTTTTTTACCCATTAATATAATTAAAGGTAAAAAGCTTAATTTAGATGATTCTATAACTAAATCTGAAGGATATATAGGTATAGGTAGTGACATAATATCATATGATTCAATATATGAAAATATAATGAATTATACTCTAGGTAGAACTATAATATGTAGAGATATGGATTGTGCATTAAAGATTTCAAAGATTAGTCAGTATAGATATAAAATAGTTACTCTTGAAGGTGAAGTTGTTAATCCAGGGGGAGCTCTTACTGGAGGGAGCATAAAAGGTAGAAATACTAATCTTCTAGGAAGAAAAAGAGAAATAGAAGAAATTGCTCATAAGATTGATGAAAAGAAAAAAGTATATGCTGATATTATGAAGGAAGGACAGAAGCTTTCACTAGAATTAAAAGAAATAGATGAAGAGATTCTTAATAATACAGATTTAATACATTCTAAAAATATAGACCTTACAAGAAAGCAAAGTGAAATAGAAGGCCTTCAAAATGACACTAATAAGCTTAAAAAAACTTTGGAAAATACAAGAAGTGATTTAGAAAGAATAAAGGAAGATAAGCAAGAAATATCTGAAAAATTAAATGTTAAAGAAAACGAAATAAAAATTCTTGAAGATGAGAATGTTACAAAAAAAAATCAGAGTGTAGAGCTGGAAGAATTGATTGGTGTGAAAACTTTAGAAGTTAGCAAAGATGAATCTAAGTTGACTGAGATGAAAATTGCTAAAGCAGCATTAGATGAAGGTATTGAAGGAAAGAAAAACGACTTTTCAAGAATCGAAAAAGAATCATATGATTTAAGTGGAAAAAGAGATAATCTTGTTAGAGAGAGTAAAGAAAATGAAAAAAGCATAATAGAACTAAATTTTTCAATAAAAGAGAGACAAAAAAATATTGAGGAAAACAATACTAAAATTAATGTTTTAGAACTTAACTTTAAAGATGATGAAATAGAAAAAGAAAAATTGAAAGAAGAATTTAAACAGAAAGACAACTTAATAAGTGCAGTGATGGATGAAATAAGCCGTGAAGAGATGGAAGTAAATAAGAGAGAAGTAATAAAGGCGAAAAAGGAAAGCGAAGAGGAGCATATATACAAAAAACTTAATGAAGAGCTTGAACTTACTTATGCTGAGGCTCTTGATATATGTGAACCTGTGGAAAATGAAGAAGATTTAAAAAGTAATATTTCATCTATAAAATCTAAAATCACAAAACTGGGTATTGTAAATTTAGCTGCAATTGAAGAATATGAGGAACTTAAAGAAAAGTTTGAATTTATGTCAAATCAGGCAGAGGATTTGGAAAAAGCTAAAGAAGAGCTTATCAGGGTTATAGATCAAATGACTGGTGAAATGAGAATATTATTTAAAGAAAATTTTAAAATATTAAATCATAATTTCAACGAAACATTTAAGGATTTATTCCAGGGTGGAAGTGCAGAACTTATACTTGGTGAAGGTGATGAGCTTAGTGCTAACATAGATATAAATGTTGAACCGCCAGGAAAGAAACTACAAAATATAAATCTTATGTCAGGTGGAGAAAAAGTTCTATCTGCTATAGCACTACTTTTTGCAATATTAAAGATGAAACCTACACCTTTTTGCATACTTGATGAAATTGAAGCTGCTCTTGATGATGCAAATGTCTATAGATATGCAGAATTTTTATTGAGATTTTCTAATAGAACTCAGTTTATAGTAATAACTCATAGAAAGGGTACTATGGAAGCGAGTGATATTATTTATGGTGTTACAATGGAGGAAAAAGGTATTTCTAAAGTGGTATCAGTAGATTTATCTAAAGATGATGAGTAA
- the rnc gene encoding ribonuclease III has translation MNKYTLKEIEENLGVCFNNPTLLKTALTHSSFANQFKDAEYNERLEFLGDAVLQLCITEYLFNNFKSKSEGELTKTRSLIVCENSLYEIAKKLHLGEYIRMSKGEELTGGRERISIQADAVEAVIAAVYLDKGIGFVRDFILLHFEEIIKKAINNEIILDFKTKLQEFLQKDGEVSIHYELTKHEGPPHRRKFFTNVVIENNIMGEGCGYSKKEAEQNAAKQALMKLDNKNE, from the coding sequence ATGAATAAGTATACACTTAAAGAAATTGAAGAAAATTTAGGAGTTTGTTTTAATAATCCCACATTATTAAAAACTGCGCTTACGCATAGTTCGTTTGCAAATCAGTTTAAAGATGCGGAATATAATGAGAGACTTGAGTTTCTTGGAGATGCAGTATTACAACTTTGTATCACTGAATATCTATTTAATAATTTCAAGAGCAAGTCAGAAGGAGAATTGACAAAGACACGTAGCCTTATTGTATGTGAGAATTCTCTTTATGAGATTGCTAAAAAGCTTCATCTTGGGGAATATATAAGAATGAGCAAAGGTGAAGAATTAACAGGAGGAAGAGAAAGGATTTCTATACAGGCTGATGCTGTAGAAGCAGTTATAGCTGCTGTTTATTTAGATAAAGGCATAGGATTTGTAAGAGATTTTATCTTATTGCATTTTGAAGAAATAATAAAGAAGGCTATAAACAATGAAATCATATTAGATTTTAAAACTAAGCTTCAAGAATTTTTACAAAAGGATGGAGAAGTGTCAATTCATTATGAATTGACAAAGCATGAAGGTCCACCACATAGACGTAAGTTTTTCACTAATGTTGTTATAGAAAACAATATTATGGGAGAAGGATGTGGATATAGTAAAAAAGAAGCTGAACAAAATGCAGCTAAACAGGCCTTAATGAAACTGGATAATAAAAATGAGTAA
- the plsX gene encoding phosphate acyltransferase PlsX codes for MKIAIDGMGGDNAPVAVIEGVINAIKEYSDIEFYITGPEDKIKAELAKYDYPKDKITVIHAEEVISTNEHPVMAVRRKKDSSIVKALNLVKDKTCDAIISGGSTGAFLAGCTLVVGRIKGVERPALAPIMPGRKGQFMIVDVGANVDCKPAFLVQFAKMGKIYYEHVFNVKNPSIGLINIGEEEEKGNELSKATYQLLKNEGELNFKGNVEPRDIPKGETNILVSDGFVGNTALKMYEGSASTILGMIKDEVMQASIISKFGVVLLKPVLKSLMKKVDYKEYGGAPFLGVDGICIKAHGSSDGKAFKNAIRQTKIFYDNKVLENMKKEFSKQN; via the coding sequence ATGAAAATAGCTATAGATGGAATGGGTGGAGATAATGCACCAGTTGCTGTAATTGAGGGCGTAATTAATGCAATTAAAGAATATAGTGATATAGAATTTTATATTACAGGTCCTGAAGATAAAATAAAGGCGGAATTAGCTAAATATGACTATCCTAAAGATAAGATTACAGTAATTCATGCAGAGGAAGTTATCTCCACAAATGAACATCCTGTAATGGCAGTAAGAAGAAAGAAAGATTCAAGTATAGTTAAGGCTTTAAATTTAGTTAAGGATAAAACTTGTGATGCAATAATATCTGGAGGAAGCACAGGAGCATTCCTTGCAGGATGTACACTTGTTGTTGGAAGAATAAAGGGTGTTGAAAGACCAGCTTTAGCACCTATAATGCCTGGTAGAAAAGGTCAGTTTATGATAGTGGACGTTGGAGCAAATGTTGATTGTAAGCCTGCCTTTCTTGTACAATTTGCTAAAATGGGTAAAATATATTATGAGCATGTTTTTAATGTGAAAAATCCAAGTATAGGTCTTATTAACATTGGTGAAGAAGAAGAAAAGGGAAATGAACTTTCAAAAGCTACATACCAGTTGCTTAAAAATGAAGGAGAATTAAATTTTAAGGGAAACGTTGAACCAAGAGATATTCCAAAAGGTGAAACTAACATTTTAGTTAGTGATGGTTTTGTAGGAAATACTGCTTTGAAAATGTATGAAGGATCAGCATCTACAATTTTAGGGATGATTAAAGATGAAGTAATGCAGGCATCTATCATTTCAAAATTTGGAGTAGTGCTGTTAAAACCAGTTTTAAAAAGCTTGATGAAAAAAGTTGACTACAAAGAATATGGTGGAGCACCATTTTTAGGTGTTGATGGAATATGTATAAAAGCGCATGGAAGTTCTGATGGAAAAGCATTTAAGAATGCAATAAGACAGACTAAGATTTTCTATGATAATAAAGTTCTTGAGAATATGAAAAAAGAATTTTCAAAACAAAATTAA
- a CDS encoding elongator complex protein 3, protein MSKSYYIIPIFVPHEGCPHDCVFCNQDKITGVKKDSLRIVKDTEKRDISSSNDENEEVTAESVRKTVYEYLETIDHSNAVVEISFFGGTFTGIKEEKQKELLQVAREFKDKDFIDKIRLSTRPDYINQYILSYLKEYRVDIIELGVQSLNEEILLKAGRGHDVEDVSKASKLIKEYGFILGHQIMPGLPGDDFKTDIETTKASIEMKPDICRIYPALTIRGTAMEIMYKRGDYVPYTLEEAVEISKEMYKMYRQNSVNVIRIGLQPTETINEKNDVVAGPFHPAFRELVESSLMIELILENMKEQEKAEIHINPKEISKLYANKKMYFNRLKDNKKNIKVEQNNDIERGKIILYLENKKVDIIY, encoded by the coding sequence ATGAGTAAAAGTTATTATATAATACCAATATTTGTACCACACGAAGGTTGCCCACATGATTGTGTATTTTGCAATCAAGATAAAATAACTGGGGTAAAAAAAGATTCATTAAGAATTGTTAAAGACACAGAGAAAAGAGATATTTCTTCTAGTAATGATGAGAATGAAGAAGTTACTGCAGAAAGTGTTAGAAAGACTGTTTATGAATACCTTGAAACTATTGACCATAGTAATGCAGTTGTTGAAATATCATTCTTTGGAGGAACATTTACTGGAATAAAAGAAGAAAAGCAAAAAGAACTTCTACAAGTTGCAAGAGAGTTTAAGGATAAAGATTTTATAGATAAAATAAGATTATCTACAAGACCAGACTATATAAATCAATATATATTATCCTATTTAAAGGAATACAGAGTTGATATAATTGAACTTGGTGTTCAATCACTTAATGAAGAAATTCTTTTAAAAGCAGGAAGAGGCCATGATGTAGAGGATGTTTCTAAAGCATCAAAGCTGATAAAAGAATATGGATTTATACTTGGACATCAAATAATGCCTGGTCTTCCAGGAGATGATTTTAAGACTGACATAGAGACAACAAAAGCATCGATAGAAATGAAACCAGATATATGCAGAATTTATCCGGCGTTAACAATAAGGGGAACTGCCATGGAGATTATGTATAAAAGAGGAGATTATGTACCTTATACTTTAGAAGAAGCTGTTGAAATAAGCAAGGAAATGTATAAGATGTATAGACAGAACTCTGTTAATGTTATAAGAATAGGTCTTCAGCCTACTGAAACAATAAATGAAAAAAATGATGTTGTGGCAGGACCTTTTCATCCCGCATTTAGAGAACTTGTTGAGAGTAGTCTTATGATTGAACTCATACTAGAAAATATGAAAGAACAAGAAAAAGCAGAAATTCATATTAATCCTAAAGAGATAAGTAAATTATATGCTAACAAAAAGATGTATTTTAATCGATTGAAAGATAATAAAAAGAATATAAAGGTAGAGCAAAATAATGATATTGAAAGAGGTAAAATTATACTCTACCTAGAAAATAAAAAAGTGGATATAATATATTAG
- the acpP gene encoding acyl carrier protein, translating to MFERIQAIIADKLSIDEGSVTMEASFIDDLNADSLDIVELIMALEDELDMEIPDEDVENFKTVGDVVNYVKAHHEE from the coding sequence ATGTTTGAAAGAATCCAAGCAATAATTGCTGATAAATTAAGTATCGACGAGGGAAGCGTAACAATGGAAGCATCTTTTATTGATGATTTAAACGCTGATTCATTAGATATTGTTGAGCTTATCATGGCTTTAGAAGATGAACTAGACATGGAAATACCAGATGAAGACGTTGAAAACTTTAAGACAGTTGGAGATGTTGTCAATTACGTTAAAGCTCATCACGAAGAATAG
- the rpmF gene encoding 50S ribosomal protein L32: MGCPARKQCSARTKKRRAQTFKASLPGIVECPQCHEMKLAHRVCKNCGFYKGKEVVASEN, from the coding sequence ATGGGTTGTCCAGCTAGAAAGCAATGTAGTGCTAGAACTAAGAAGAGAAGAGCTCAAACTTTTAAAGCTAGTTTACCAGGTATTGTAGAATGTCCACAATGCCACGAAATGAAACTTGCTCATAGAGTATGTAAAAACTGTGGTTTTTACAAAGGTAAGGAAGTAGTAGCTTCTGAAAACTAA